Proteins encoded within one genomic window of Chrysemys picta bellii isolate R12L10 chromosome 6, ASM1138683v2, whole genome shotgun sequence:
- the LOC135984161 gene encoding uncharacterized protein LOC135984161 yields the protein MQVLGGCSVVTGELTAGVGCNAGVEGTVQLQESSLQVLGGTVQLQESSLQVLGGHSAVTGGSLQVLGAQCSYRRAHCGCVGWSYRRAHCRCWGVQCSYRRAHCRCWGVQCSYRRAHCRCWGAQCSYRRAHCRCWGRSAVTGGLTAGVWGGVTEGLTADAGGCSAVTGGLTAGAGGCSAVTGGLTAGAGGRSAVTGGLTADAGGCSAVTEGLTADAGGRSAVTGGLLQVLGAQCSYRRAHGRCVECSYRRAHCRCWGAQCSYRRAHCRCWGAQCSYRRAHCRCWWVQCSYRRAHCRSWGAQCSYRRAHGRCVECSYRRAHCRSWGAQCSYRRAHCRCWWVQCSYRRAHCRCWGAQCSYRRTHCIVGTVQLQWG from the exons ATGCAGGTGCTGGGAGGGTGCAGTGTAGTTACAGGAGAGCTCACTGCAGGTGTGGGGTGCAATGCAGGTGTTGAGGGCACAGTGCAGTTACAGGAGAGCtcactgcaggtgctggggggcacAGTGCAGTTACAGGAGAGCtcactgcaggtgctgggggggcacaGTGCAGTTACAGGGGGCtcactgcag gtgctgggggcgcAGTGCAGTTACAGGAGGGCTCACTGCGGGTGTGTGGGGTGGAGTTACAGAAGGgctcactgcagatgctgggggGTGCAGTGCAGTTACAGGAGGGCtcactgcaggtgctggggggtgcaGTGCAGTTACAGGAGGGCtcactgcaggtgctggggggcgcAGTGCAGTTACAGGAGGGCtcactgcaggtgctgggggcgcAGTGCAGTTACAGGAGGGCTCACTGCGGGTGTGTGGGGTGGAGTTACAGAAGGgctcactgcagatgctgggggGTGCAGTGCAGTTACAGGAGGGCtcactgcaggtgctggggggtgcaGTGCAGTTACAGGAGGGCtcactgcaggtgctggggggcgcAGTGCAGTTACAGGAGGgctcactgcagatgctgggggGTGCAGTGCAGTTACAGAAGGgctcactgcagatgctgggggGCGCAGTGCAGTTACAGGGGGCTtactgcaggtgctgggggcgcAGTGCAGTTACAGGAGGGCTCACGGCAGGTGTGTGGAGTGCAGTTACAGGAGGGCtcactgcaggtgctggggggcgcAGTGCAGTTACAGGCGagctcactgcagatgctgggggGCACAGTGCAGTTACAGGAGGgctcactgcagatgctggtgGGTGCAGTGCAGTTACAGGAGGGCTCACTGCAGATCCTGGGGGGCACAGTGCAGTTACAGGAGGGCTCACGGCAGGTGTGTGGAGTGCAGTTACAGGAGGGCTCACTGCAGATCCTGGGGGGCACAGTGCAGTTACAGGAGGgctcactgcagatgctggtgGGTGCAGTGCAGTTACAGGAGGGCtcactgcaggtgctggggggcgcAGTGCAGTTACAGGAGGACTCACTGCATAGTGGGTACAGTGCAGTTACAGTGGGGGTGA